Proteins encoded in a region of the Prunus persica cultivar Lovell chromosome G4, Prunus_persica_NCBIv2, whole genome shotgun sequence genome:
- the LOC18780665 gene encoding myb family transcription factor PHL7 isoform X1 has translation MDPINGGNSLNNPNLASKQRLRWTHELHERFVDAVAQLGGPDRATPKGVLRVMGVQGLTIYHVKSHLQKYRLAKYLPDSSSDGKKADKKEPGDVLSNLDGSSGMQITEALKLQMEVQKRLHEQLEVQRQLQLRIEAQGKYLKKIIEEQQRLSGVHSEAPGSGHLARLSDDNCPESDNKTDPATPAPTSECPLEDKAAKECTPAKSLSIDESFSSRHEPLTPDSACHVDSPAESPKAEVSMKKRRVIMGEAFTDPEVVLTHQILESSLNSSYQQAHTTFLPREQFDPSSGISFRNEKILEKVVGSDM, from the exons ATGGACCCCATCAACGGAGGAAACAGTCTCAATAATCCTAACCTTGCCTCAAAACAGCGACTGCGTTGGACACACGAGCTTCATGAACGCTTTGTCGATGCTGTGGCACAACTTGGCGGGCCAGATC GTGCGACACCAAAAGGTGTTTTGAGAGTGATGGGTGTACAAGGTTTAACCATATACCATGTAAAAAGCCATTTACAG AAATATCGACTTGCAAAATACCTACCCGACTCCTCATCTGATG GAAAAAAAGCTGACAAGAAAGAACCTGGGGATGTGCTTTCCAATTTGGATGGTTCATC TGGAATGCAAATTACAGAAGCACTCAAGCTGCAGATGGAGGTGCAGAAGCGACTACACGAGCAATTAGAG GTACAGAGACAGCTGCAGTTACGGATTGAAGCGCAAGGTAAATACTTGAAGAAAATTATAGAAGAGCAACAACGACTTAGTGGAGTTCATTCAGAAGCACCTGGCTCTGGGCACTTAGCTCGTTTGTCAGATGACAATTGCCCAGAATCTGATAACAAGACTGACCCGGCAACCCCTGCCCCAACCTCTGAGTGCCCCCTCGAAGACAAGGCTGCCAAGGAATGTACACCAGCCAAGAGCCTTTCCATTGATGAATCTTTCTCATCTCGTCATGAACCCTTGACTCCAGATTCTGCTTGTCATGTTGATTCTCCAGCCGAGAGTCCAAAAGCAGAGGTGTCGATGAAGAAGCGGCGAGTTATCATGGGCGAAGCATTCACTGATCCAGAAGTGGTGCTTACACACCAGATACTAGAGTCGAGCTTAAACTCTTCATATCAGCAAGCACACACGACTTTCCTGCCTAGGGAGCAGTTTGATCCCTCATCCGGGATTTCATtcaggaatgaaaaaatattggaaaaagTTGTGGGCAGTGACATGTAG
- the LOC18780665 gene encoding myb family transcription factor PHL7 isoform X2 — MDPINGGNSLNNPNLASKQRLRWTHELHERFVDAVAQLGGPDRATPKGVLRVMGVQGLTIYHVKSHLQKYRLAKYLPDSSSDADKKEPGDVLSNLDGSSGMQITEALKLQMEVQKRLHEQLEVQRQLQLRIEAQGKYLKKIIEEQQRLSGVHSEAPGSGHLARLSDDNCPESDNKTDPATPAPTSECPLEDKAAKECTPAKSLSIDESFSSRHEPLTPDSACHVDSPAESPKAEVSMKKRRVIMGEAFTDPEVVLTHQILESSLNSSYQQAHTTFLPREQFDPSSGISFRNEKILEKVVGSDM, encoded by the exons ATGGACCCCATCAACGGAGGAAACAGTCTCAATAATCCTAACCTTGCCTCAAAACAGCGACTGCGTTGGACACACGAGCTTCATGAACGCTTTGTCGATGCTGTGGCACAACTTGGCGGGCCAGATC GTGCGACACCAAAAGGTGTTTTGAGAGTGATGGGTGTACAAGGTTTAACCATATACCATGTAAAAAGCCATTTACAG AAATATCGACTTGCAAAATACCTACCCGACTCCTCATCTGATG CTGACAAGAAAGAACCTGGGGATGTGCTTTCCAATTTGGATGGTTCATC TGGAATGCAAATTACAGAAGCACTCAAGCTGCAGATGGAGGTGCAGAAGCGACTACACGAGCAATTAGAG GTACAGAGACAGCTGCAGTTACGGATTGAAGCGCAAGGTAAATACTTGAAGAAAATTATAGAAGAGCAACAACGACTTAGTGGAGTTCATTCAGAAGCACCTGGCTCTGGGCACTTAGCTCGTTTGTCAGATGACAATTGCCCAGAATCTGATAACAAGACTGACCCGGCAACCCCTGCCCCAACCTCTGAGTGCCCCCTCGAAGACAAGGCTGCCAAGGAATGTACACCAGCCAAGAGCCTTTCCATTGATGAATCTTTCTCATCTCGTCATGAACCCTTGACTCCAGATTCTGCTTGTCATGTTGATTCTCCAGCCGAGAGTCCAAAAGCAGAGGTGTCGATGAAGAAGCGGCGAGTTATCATGGGCGAAGCATTCACTGATCCAGAAGTGGTGCTTACACACCAGATACTAGAGTCGAGCTTAAACTCTTCATATCAGCAAGCACACACGACTTTCCTGCCTAGGGAGCAGTTTGATCCCTCATCCGGGATTTCATtcaggaatgaaaaaatattggaaaaagTTGTGGGCAGTGACATGTAG
- the LOC18778460 gene encoding protein PHR1-LIKE 2 isoform X1 yields the protein MFPRLMQAPHEGIAGQEDMQGHRGDPCLVLTSDPKPRLRWTADLHERFVDAVTQLGGSSSLLLFSFILLFQYPLCLNLFVLYLIEATPKAIMRTMNVKGLTLFHLKSHLQKYRLGKQSGKEMGDVSKDASYLLESPGTGNSSPNLPTSDLNEGYEVKEALRAQMEVQSKLHVQVEAEKHLQIRQDAERRYMAMLERACKMLADQFIGGSVTDTDSHKCHGLGNKNTKGPSLDPLGFYSLQSTDVAAVHGPEEEVPTSIHTQRADCSTESCLTSHESPGGLTLEGSPGGGKKRMLSLDSAAASLIWGEAKVRTQEINVAAVNPHGIARYGM from the exons atgtttcCGAGACTGATGCAGGCTCCCCACGAAGGAATTGCTGGTCAGGAAGATATGCAAGGTCACAGAGGAGACCCTTGCCTCGTTTTAACTTCCGATCCCAAACCCCGTCTTCGCTGGACTGCTGACCTTCATGAACGATTTGTCGATGCCGTCACTCAGCTTGGCGGTTCATCTAGTCTGTtgcttttttccttcattctCCTTTTTCAATATCCCCTTTGcctaaatctatttgttttgtatttgatag AAGCTACGCCAAAGGCTATTATGCGGACAATGAATGTGAAGGGGCTGACCCTTTTTCATTTGAAGAGTCATCtgcag AAATACAGActaggtaagcaatcagggaaggaaatGGGCGATGTATCCAAGGATG CTTCATACCTTCTAGAAAGCCCTGGTACTGGCAATTCTTCGCCAAATTTGCCAACTTCTGATTTAAATGA GGGTTATGAAGTCAAAGAGGCATTAAGAGCACAGATGGAAGTGCAAAGTAAATTACATGTGCAAGTTGAG GCCGAGAAGCACTTGCAGATTCGCCAGGATGCAGAGCGAAGATATATGGCAATGCTTGAGAGAGCTTGTAAGATGCTTGCTGATCAATTTATTGGAGGTTCAGTTACTGATACAGACAGTCATAAGTGTCATGGATTGGGGAATAAGAACACAAAAGGTCCCTCCCTTGACCCACTTGGCTTCTACTCATTACAATCCACAGATGTGGCTGCAGTTCATGGTCCAGAAGAAGAAGTGCCGACTAGTATCCATACCCAAAGGGCTGATTGCTCCACTGAAAGCTGCCTCACATCACATGAGAGTCCTGGAGGACTGACCTTGGAAGGATCTCCTGGTGGCGGGAAAAAAAGAATGTTGAGCTTGGACTCCGCAGCTGCATCTTTAATTTGGGGTGAAGCCAAGGTGAGAACCCAAGAGATTAATGTAGCCGCAGTCAATCCTCATGGTATTGCTAGGTATGGTATGTAG
- the LOC18778460 gene encoding protein PHR1-LIKE 2 isoform X2 produces MFPRLMQAPHEGIAGQEDMQGHRGDPCLVLTSDPKPRLRWTADLHERFVDAVTQLGGSSSLLLFSFILLFQYPLCLNLFVLYLIEATPKAIMRTMNVKGLTLFHLKSHLQKYRLASYLLESPGTGNSSPNLPTSDLNEGYEVKEALRAQMEVQSKLHVQVEAEKHLQIRQDAERRYMAMLERACKMLADQFIGGSVTDTDSHKCHGLGNKNTKGPSLDPLGFYSLQSTDVAAVHGPEEEVPTSIHTQRADCSTESCLTSHESPGGLTLEGSPGGGKKRMLSLDSAAASLIWGEAKVRTQEINVAAVNPHGIARYGM; encoded by the exons atgtttcCGAGACTGATGCAGGCTCCCCACGAAGGAATTGCTGGTCAGGAAGATATGCAAGGTCACAGAGGAGACCCTTGCCTCGTTTTAACTTCCGATCCCAAACCCCGTCTTCGCTGGACTGCTGACCTTCATGAACGATTTGTCGATGCCGTCACTCAGCTTGGCGGTTCATCTAGTCTGTtgcttttttccttcattctCCTTTTTCAATATCCCCTTTGcctaaatctatttgttttgtatttgatag AAGCTACGCCAAAGGCTATTATGCGGACAATGAATGTGAAGGGGCTGACCCTTTTTCATTTGAAGAGTCATCtgcag AAATACAGActag CTTCATACCTTCTAGAAAGCCCTGGTACTGGCAATTCTTCGCCAAATTTGCCAACTTCTGATTTAAATGA GGGTTATGAAGTCAAAGAGGCATTAAGAGCACAGATGGAAGTGCAAAGTAAATTACATGTGCAAGTTGAG GCCGAGAAGCACTTGCAGATTCGCCAGGATGCAGAGCGAAGATATATGGCAATGCTTGAGAGAGCTTGTAAGATGCTTGCTGATCAATTTATTGGAGGTTCAGTTACTGATACAGACAGTCATAAGTGTCATGGATTGGGGAATAAGAACACAAAAGGTCCCTCCCTTGACCCACTTGGCTTCTACTCATTACAATCCACAGATGTGGCTGCAGTTCATGGTCCAGAAGAAGAAGTGCCGACTAGTATCCATACCCAAAGGGCTGATTGCTCCACTGAAAGCTGCCTCACATCACATGAGAGTCCTGGAGGACTGACCTTGGAAGGATCTCCTGGTGGCGGGAAAAAAAGAATGTTGAGCTTGGACTCCGCAGCTGCATCTTTAATTTGGGGTGAAGCCAAGGTGAGAACCCAAGAGATTAATGTAGCCGCAGTCAATCCTCATGGTATTGCTAGGTATGGTATGTAG
- the LOC18778460 gene encoding protein PHR1-LIKE 3 isoform X3, with protein MFPRLMQAPHEGIAGQEDMQGHRGDPCLVLTSDPKPRLRWTADLHERFVDAVTQLGGSSKATPKAIMRTMNVKGLTLFHLKSHLQKYRLGKQSGKEMGDVSKDASYLLESPGTGNSSPNLPTSDLNEGYEVKEALRAQMEVQSKLHVQVEAEKHLQIRQDAERRYMAMLERACKMLADQFIGGSVTDTDSHKCHGLGNKNTKGPSLDPLGFYSLQSTDVAAVHGPEEEVPTSIHTQRADCSTESCLTSHESPGGLTLEGSPGGGKKRMLSLDSAAASLIWGEAKVRTQEINVAAVNPHGIARYGM; from the exons atgtttcCGAGACTGATGCAGGCTCCCCACGAAGGAATTGCTGGTCAGGAAGATATGCAAGGTCACAGAGGAGACCCTTGCCTCGTTTTAACTTCCGATCCCAAACCCCGTCTTCGCTGGACTGCTGACCTTCATGAACGATTTGTCGATGCCGTCACTCAGCTTGGCGGTTCATCTA AAGCTACGCCAAAGGCTATTATGCGGACAATGAATGTGAAGGGGCTGACCCTTTTTCATTTGAAGAGTCATCtgcag AAATACAGActaggtaagcaatcagggaaggaaatGGGCGATGTATCCAAGGATG CTTCATACCTTCTAGAAAGCCCTGGTACTGGCAATTCTTCGCCAAATTTGCCAACTTCTGATTTAAATGA GGGTTATGAAGTCAAAGAGGCATTAAGAGCACAGATGGAAGTGCAAAGTAAATTACATGTGCAAGTTGAG GCCGAGAAGCACTTGCAGATTCGCCAGGATGCAGAGCGAAGATATATGGCAATGCTTGAGAGAGCTTGTAAGATGCTTGCTGATCAATTTATTGGAGGTTCAGTTACTGATACAGACAGTCATAAGTGTCATGGATTGGGGAATAAGAACACAAAAGGTCCCTCCCTTGACCCACTTGGCTTCTACTCATTACAATCCACAGATGTGGCTGCAGTTCATGGTCCAGAAGAAGAAGTGCCGACTAGTATCCATACCCAAAGGGCTGATTGCTCCACTGAAAGCTGCCTCACATCACATGAGAGTCCTGGAGGACTGACCTTGGAAGGATCTCCTGGTGGCGGGAAAAAAAGAATGTTGAGCTTGGACTCCGCAGCTGCATCTTTAATTTGGGGTGAAGCCAAGGTGAGAACCCAAGAGATTAATGTAGCCGCAGTCAATCCTCATGGTATTGCTAGGTATGGTATGTAG
- the LOC18778465 gene encoding uncharacterized protein LOC18778465 isoform X1: protein MGMGGAGGGASSKSKLRNAAKKMVVAAANACGSFSRRKALVDPIVFDHTNTTATASISGSSAVSPTTPKNISGEEVAKETEFTIKSNNMPSTSTKNLCAICLDPLSYHSKSSTPGLAIFTAQCSHAFHFACISSNVRHGSVTCPICRAHWTQLPRNLNPPGGSLSSCNRPDPILQILDDSIATFRIHRRSFLRSAHYDDDDPIEPDHMPNWPRLQLSLIPIPPSAPPSWCTPYPYHPSPHHQSCSSSSLLQSPTRPKPFTLCAFSDRAYLSVKLAHQRATDLVLVASPNGPHLRLLKQCMALVVFSLRPIDRLAIVTYSSAAARLFPLRRMTSYGKRTAQQVIDRLFYMGQADPIEGIKKGIKILEDRAYKNPESSILHLSDSPTQSYHAAMSMELPIPVHRFHVGFGFGTSNGFIMHEFEELLGTLIGGIVREVQLRIRIGEEASSRIVRIGELRGGEERKILVELGVCGHICVGYSYIEEGEIDEPFTTGETVVSIGDSKSKATEGAAAASGTSDAIICGRSSSASVETWDYHDPYMARRWAKHLHGYRL from the exons atGGGAATGGGAGGAGCAGGAGGAGGAGCATCGTCAAAATCTAAACTGAGAAATGCAGCGAAGAAAATGGTGGTGGCAGCTGCAAATGCTTGTGGTTCCTTCTCCCGGAGAAAGGCTCTTGTGGATCCCATCGTCTTCGATCATACCAACACCACAGCCACTGCCTCT ATCTCAGGTTCTTCAGCGGTGTCTCCCACAACCCCAAAGAATATCTCAGGAGAAGAAGTTGCAAAGGAAACGGAATTTACGATCAAGAGTAACAATATGCCTTCAACTTCAACTAAG AATTTGTGCGCAATATGTCTAGACCCTCTGAGTTACCATAGCAAGAGCAGCACCCCAGGTCTTGCTATATTCACGGCCCAGTGCTCCCATGCTTTCCACTTTGCCTGCATCTCCTCCAATGTCCGCCATGGTAGTGTTACCTGCCCCATCTGCCGTGCCCATTGGACTCAGCTGCCTCGCAATCTGAACCCACCCGGGGGTTCCCTCTCGTCTTGCAACCGACCTGACCCCATCCTCCAAATCCTTGATGACTCTATTGCCACTTTCCGTATCCACAGGCGCTCCTTCTTGCGCTCTGCTCactatgatgatgatgacccAATTGAGCCTGATCATATGCCTAATTGGCCTCGTCTCCAACTCTCTCTAATACCCATCCCACCTAGTGCACCCCCTAGCTGGTGCACCCCATACCCATACCATCCGTCCCCACATCACCAAAGCTGTAGCTCTTCATCATTGTTACAATCACCAACTAGGCCAAAGCCTTTTACTCTCTGTGCCTTTTCAGATAGGGCATATCTTTCCGTGAAATTAGCACATCAACGAGCAACAGACTTGGTCTTGGTTGCTAGCCCCAATGGGCCACACTTGAGGCTTCTCAAGCAGTGCATGGCACTGGTGGTTTTTTCTCTTAGACCTATTGACCGTTTGGCCATTGTTACCTACTCATCAGCTGCTGCCCGTCTCTTCCCTTTGAGACGCATGACATCTTATGGGAAGCGAACGGCCCAACAGGTTATTGACCGTCTGTTCTATATGGGGCAAGCAGATCCAATAGAAGGGATCAAGAAAGGAATCAAGATACTTGAAGATCGTGCATACAAGAATCCAGAGTCCAGTATCCTGCATCTGTCTGACAGCCCAACCCAATCCTACCATGCTGCAATGAGCATGGAGTTGCCGATTCCAGTCCATCGCTTTCATGTAGGATTTGGCTTTGGCACTTCAAATGGGTTTATCATGCATGAGTTTGAAGAGTTACTAGGAACACTCATAGGTGGCATCGTTAGAGAAGTCCAGTTGAGAATCAGAATAGGGGAGGAGGCAAGCAGTAGGATCGTAAGGATAGGAGAGCTAAGAGGAGgtgaagaaaggaaaatcTTGGTGGAATTGGGTGTGTGTGGACATATCTGTGTGGGATATAGTTATATTGAGGAGGGTGAGATTGACGAACCTTTCACAACAGGAGAAACTGTGGTGAGCATAGGAGACAGCAAAAGTAAGGCAACAGAAGGAGCGGCTGCTGCTTCTGGGACGAGCGATGCAATCATTTGTGGGAGGTCTAGCAGTGCAAGTGTAGAAACTTGGGATTACCATGATCCTTACATGGCTAGAAGATGGGCCAAGCATTTGCATGGCTACAGGCTCTGA
- the LOC18778465 gene encoding uncharacterized protein LOC18778465 isoform X2 encodes MPSTSTKNLCAICLDPLSYHSKSSTPGLAIFTAQCSHAFHFACISSNVRHGSVTCPICRAHWTQLPRNLNPPGGSLSSCNRPDPILQILDDSIATFRIHRRSFLRSAHYDDDDPIEPDHMPNWPRLQLSLIPIPPSAPPSWCTPYPYHPSPHHQSCSSSSLLQSPTRPKPFTLCAFSDRAYLSVKLAHQRATDLVLVASPNGPHLRLLKQCMALVVFSLRPIDRLAIVTYSSAAARLFPLRRMTSYGKRTAQQVIDRLFYMGQADPIEGIKKGIKILEDRAYKNPESSILHLSDSPTQSYHAAMSMELPIPVHRFHVGFGFGTSNGFIMHEFEELLGTLIGGIVREVQLRIRIGEEASSRIVRIGELRGGEERKILVELGVCGHICVGYSYIEEGEIDEPFTTGETVVSIGDSKSKATEGAAAASGTSDAIICGRSSSASVETWDYHDPYMARRWAKHLHGYRL; translated from the exons ATGCCTTCAACTTCAACTAAG AATTTGTGCGCAATATGTCTAGACCCTCTGAGTTACCATAGCAAGAGCAGCACCCCAGGTCTTGCTATATTCACGGCCCAGTGCTCCCATGCTTTCCACTTTGCCTGCATCTCCTCCAATGTCCGCCATGGTAGTGTTACCTGCCCCATCTGCCGTGCCCATTGGACTCAGCTGCCTCGCAATCTGAACCCACCCGGGGGTTCCCTCTCGTCTTGCAACCGACCTGACCCCATCCTCCAAATCCTTGATGACTCTATTGCCACTTTCCGTATCCACAGGCGCTCCTTCTTGCGCTCTGCTCactatgatgatgatgacccAATTGAGCCTGATCATATGCCTAATTGGCCTCGTCTCCAACTCTCTCTAATACCCATCCCACCTAGTGCACCCCCTAGCTGGTGCACCCCATACCCATACCATCCGTCCCCACATCACCAAAGCTGTAGCTCTTCATCATTGTTACAATCACCAACTAGGCCAAAGCCTTTTACTCTCTGTGCCTTTTCAGATAGGGCATATCTTTCCGTGAAATTAGCACATCAACGAGCAACAGACTTGGTCTTGGTTGCTAGCCCCAATGGGCCACACTTGAGGCTTCTCAAGCAGTGCATGGCACTGGTGGTTTTTTCTCTTAGACCTATTGACCGTTTGGCCATTGTTACCTACTCATCAGCTGCTGCCCGTCTCTTCCCTTTGAGACGCATGACATCTTATGGGAAGCGAACGGCCCAACAGGTTATTGACCGTCTGTTCTATATGGGGCAAGCAGATCCAATAGAAGGGATCAAGAAAGGAATCAAGATACTTGAAGATCGTGCATACAAGAATCCAGAGTCCAGTATCCTGCATCTGTCTGACAGCCCAACCCAATCCTACCATGCTGCAATGAGCATGGAGTTGCCGATTCCAGTCCATCGCTTTCATGTAGGATTTGGCTTTGGCACTTCAAATGGGTTTATCATGCATGAGTTTGAAGAGTTACTAGGAACACTCATAGGTGGCATCGTTAGAGAAGTCCAGTTGAGAATCAGAATAGGGGAGGAGGCAAGCAGTAGGATCGTAAGGATAGGAGAGCTAAGAGGAGgtgaagaaaggaaaatcTTGGTGGAATTGGGTGTGTGTGGACATATCTGTGTGGGATATAGTTATATTGAGGAGGGTGAGATTGACGAACCTTTCACAACAGGAGAAACTGTGGTGAGCATAGGAGACAGCAAAAGTAAGGCAACAGAAGGAGCGGCTGCTGCTTCTGGGACGAGCGATGCAATCATTTGTGGGAGGTCTAGCAGTGCAAGTGTAGAAACTTGGGATTACCATGATCCTTACATGGCTAGAAGATGGGCCAAGCATTTGCATGGCTACAGGCTCTGA
- the LOC18779448 gene encoding pentatricopeptide repeat-containing protein At4g02750 produces the protein MIMPSSVCRLHLSKLSAIVRTLGHFNASSLAQPNLELLQGCLRRPNPIPALSKAFNVYSCNFEITNLGRYGKVKEARNLFDQMPERDAVSYASMINVYLKNHDLPNAEKLFQTMPTSSLVAESSMINGYVKAGHIDEARKVFDRMENRNVYSWTSLISGYFSCGQVEEGRRLFNQMPVKNVVSWTTVLLGYVRNSMIDEARHVFDLIPERNTVSCTVMIKAFVGNDQLDEALDLFHNMPQRNLYTWNIMLSGYLNANRVSEAIELFNSMPQRNAISWTTMVTGLADNNMVELARGYFDRMPNKDVAAWNAMITSYVHEGLMTEASELFYLMRERNIVTWNVMIGGYAKSGSRGEALKHVILMLRFCFRPNATTITSVLSSCEGMMELMQAHVLVISHGFDHETLVANVLVTMYSRNGDVTSARLVFEHLGAKDAVSWTAMILAYSNHGYGHYALQVFACMLRSGAKPDEITFVGVLSACNHAGLVEKGQRLFNSMNLGYDLKPNGQHYSCLVDILGRAGLVDEATRVVCEEMPACEQDAAVLGALLGAYRLHGGDVRMANRIGKELLELEPASSGAYVLLANVYAAHGKWEEFAQVRKKMKERRVKKVPGFSQIEVKGRSHIFFAGDRSHPQAAEIYGLLQEKLLPQICEMGYSKGNSSFFCSHQISES, from the coding sequence ATGATCATGCCATCCTCCGTTTGCCGTCTCCATCTTTCAAAGCTTTCCGCCATAGTTCGAACCCTCGGCCATTTCAATGCTTCTTCTCTGGCACAACCGAATTTGGAATTGCTTCAAGGCTGTCTCCGAAGGCCAAATCCGATTCCAGCCCTATCGAAAGCATTTAATGTATACAGCTGTAACTTTGAGATAACAAATCTCGGCCGCTATGGCAAAGTCAAAGAAGCAAGGAATCTGTTCGACCAAATGCCTGAACGGGACGCTGTTTCTTATGCTTCCATGATTAATGTTTACTTGAAGAACCACGATCTTCCCAATGCAGAGAAGCTCTTCCAGACGATGCCCACAAGTAGTCTTGTTGCTGAATCTTCAATGATTAACGGCTATGTGAAAGCCGGCCATATAGATGAGGCTCGTAAAGTTTTTGATCGCATGGAAAACAGAAATGTGTACTCTTGGACCAGTTTGATTTCTGGGTACTTCAGTTGCGGACAAGTTGAGGAGGGTCGCCGGCTTTTTAATCAAATGCCTGTCAAAAATGTGGTCTCCTGGACTACTGTGCTTCTGGGTTATGTCCGCAACAGCATGATTGATGAAGCTCGCCATGTTTTTGACCTTATCCCTGAAAGGAACACCGTCTCGTGTACCGTTATGATCAAGGCTTTTGTTGGGAATGATCAATTAGATGAGGCACTTGATCTCTTCCATAATATGCCGCAACGTAACCTATATACTTGGAATATCATGCTCTCAGGTTATCTAAATGCGAATAGAGTAAGTGAAGCCATTGAACTCTTTAATTCAATGCCTCAAAGGAACGCAATATCTTGGACAACTATGGTTACAGGTCTGGCAGACAACAATATGGTTGAACTTGCCAGGGGGTACTTCGATCGGATGCCTAACAAAGATGTAGCCGCTTGGAATGCTATGATCACATCATATGTTCACGAAGGCCTCATGACAGAAGCTAGTGAGCTGTTCTATTTGATGCGGGAAAGGAATATTGTTACTTGGAATGTGATGATTGGTGGTTATGCCAAAAGTGGGTCCAGAGGGGAAGCCTTAAAGCACGTAATTCTCATGCTTCGGTTTTGCTTTAGGCCTAATGCAACTACCATCACTAGCGTATTGAGCTCATGTGAGGGCATGATGGAGCTCATGCAAGCTCATGTACTGGTCATATCTCATGGGTTTGATCATGAGACATTAGTTGCAAATGTTCTTGTTACTATGTATTCCAGGAATGGAGATGTTACCTCTGCTAGGCTTGTTTTTGAGCATCTTGGGGCTAAGGATGCGGTATCATGGACTGCAATGATATTAGCATATTCAAACCATGGATATGGTCACTATGCATTACAGGTCTTTGCATGCATGCTACGATCAGGAGCCAAGCCAGACGAGATTACTTTTGTTGGAGTCTTATCAGCTTGTAATCATGCTGGTCTTGTCGAGAAGGGTCAAAGGCTTTTCAATTCAATGAATCTTGGTTATGATTTGAAACCAAATGGCCAGCACTATTCCTGCCTTGTAGACATCTTAGGCCGAGCAGGATTGGTGGATGAGGCTACACGGGTGGTATGCGAAGAAATGCCTGCTTGTGAGCAGGATGCTGCTGTTCTAGGGGCATTGCTTGGTGCATATAGGTTGCACGGTGGTGATGTTAGAATGGCAAATCGTATAGGTAAGGAGCTACTAGAGTTAGAGCCAGCCAGCTCAGGGGCTTATGTACTCTTAGCTAACGTGTATGCTGCACATGGGAAGTGGGAAGAATTTGCTCAAgtaagaaagaagatgaaggagagaagagtgaagaaagTTCCTGGTTTTAGTCAAATAGAAGTGAAGGGCAGGAGCCATATATTTTTTGCTGGGGACAGATCTCATCCTCAGGCCGCTGAGATTTATGGACTGCTACAAGAGAAGCTTCTACCACAAATTTGTGAGATGGGATACTCAAAAGGCAACTCATCTTTCTTCTGTAGCCACCAAATAAGTGAATCATAA